A window from Vibrio cortegadensis encodes these proteins:
- a CDS encoding toxin YdaT family protein, which produces MQPSLKSVMHNAVVAWRSDANKEQIAEYIARHYHKMKIFDEEDCQQEHILKVPSAANNFNNTQNLFRYVSRTSIEAKANIMDLLPAIIAAMPKARATAALNQFLNPLGFSVAAIGASNTMANRDQLLADFSKESSEAFRSVLLLSEYATQDQLRAAYKEVQESEGAHEPLMNYLETLISQKG; this is translated from the coding sequence ATGCAACCCAGTTTAAAGAGCGTTATGCATAACGCTGTTGTCGCTTGGCGGAGCGACGCAAACAAAGAGCAAATCGCAGAATACATTGCTCGGCATTATCACAAAATGAAAATCTTCGACGAGGAAGATTGCCAACAAGAACACATTCTCAAAGTGCCTTCAGCCGCGAACAACTTCAATAACACTCAAAACTTGTTTCGCTATGTGAGCCGAACAAGCATCGAGGCCAAAGCCAACATCATGGATCTGTTGCCTGCCATTATCGCAGCAATGCCAAAGGCGAGGGCAACGGCAGCACTCAACCAGTTCTTGAATCCACTTGGGTTTTCAGTCGCGGCGATTGGAGCAAGCAACACCATGGCGAACCGCGATCAACTTCTTGCCGATTTCAGCAAGGAATCATCTGAAGCCTTTCGTTCTGTGCTGTTACTCAGTGAGTACGCAACACAAGACCAATTACGAGCAGCTTACAAAGAAGTGCAAGAGAGCGAAGGTGCTCACGAACCGCTAATGAATTACCTCGAAACATTAATCTCGCAAAAAGGCTGA
- the purT gene encoding formate-dependent phosphoribosylglycinamide formyltransferase — MFGTATRKSATRVLLLGSGELGKEVAIECQRLGLEVIACDRYPNAPAMHVAHRSHVLDMLDGKALEKVIELEKPDYVVPEIEAIATDKLVELEANGLNVVPSAKATLLTMNREGIRRLAAEELSLPTSPYRFADSYEDFVSAVEFVGLPCVVKPVMSSSGKGQSVIKTENDIDCAWNYAQEGGRTGAGRVIVEGFIDFDYEITLLTVRAVDGVHFCAPVGHRQEDGDYRESWQPQRMSESALKEAQRVAESVVNALGGYGIFGVELFVKGDNVVFNEVSPRPHDTGMVTLISQELSEFALHVRAFTGMPINTITQYGPSASAVVLAAGTSDNICFDGLQDALAMPQTQIRLFGKPDIDGTRRLGVALTRRETIEEAVDAAILSASKVTIHF; from the coding sequence ATGTTTGGTACAGCTACGCGCAAAAGCGCAACTCGTGTTCTATTACTAGGTTCTGGCGAGCTTGGTAAAGAAGTCGCCATTGAATGTCAGCGGTTGGGTTTAGAGGTCATTGCGTGTGATCGCTACCCTAACGCTCCTGCAATGCATGTCGCGCACCGTAGCCATGTTCTAGATATGTTAGATGGTAAAGCTCTGGAGAAAGTCATCGAGCTTGAAAAACCAGATTATGTTGTTCCTGAGATTGAAGCAATTGCTACTGATAAGCTGGTCGAATTAGAAGCGAATGGATTGAATGTGGTGCCTAGTGCGAAAGCGACTCTGCTGACGATGAACCGTGAAGGGATCCGCCGCTTAGCTGCCGAAGAGTTATCGCTACCAACTTCTCCTTATCGTTTTGCTGATTCTTATGAAGATTTTGTTTCCGCCGTTGAGTTTGTAGGGCTACCTTGTGTCGTCAAGCCTGTCATGAGTTCGTCAGGTAAGGGGCAAAGTGTTATAAAAACCGAGAACGATATTGATTGTGCCTGGAATTATGCGCAAGAAGGCGGACGCACTGGCGCTGGTCGAGTCATCGTTGAAGGCTTTATCGATTTTGATTATGAAATAACGCTGCTGACGGTGCGTGCTGTCGATGGTGTACATTTTTGTGCGCCTGTTGGACATCGTCAGGAAGATGGCGACTACCGTGAATCATGGCAGCCTCAGCGTATGTCTGAAAGTGCACTTAAAGAAGCTCAGCGTGTCGCAGAGTCGGTAGTTAATGCGCTAGGCGGTTATGGCATCTTTGGGGTAGAACTGTTTGTAAAGGGCGATAACGTTGTTTTCAATGAAGTCTCTCCACGCCCACATGATACCGGAATGGTCACGCTGATTTCTCAAGAGTTGTCTGAATTTGCTCTGCATGTTCGAGCGTTCACTGGTATGCCAATCAACACCATTACTCAATATGGTCCGTCGGCATCTGCTGTTGTTCTTGCGGCTGGTACTTCGGACAACATCTGCTTTGACGGTTTGCAGGATGCACTGGCAATGCCTCAAACTCAAATCAGATTATTTGGGAAACCGGACATTGATGGAACGCGTCGTCTAGGTGTGGCATTGACTCGTCGTGAGACTATCGAAGAAGCCGTTGACGCTGCCATACTGAGTGCCAGTAAGGTTACGATTCATTTCTAG
- a CDS encoding DUF7220 family protein produces the protein MQTRKHSLLESVVNVFIGYWVALLSQLLIFPYFDVNLPITDNLLIGAFFTIVSIIRSYLIRRLFNNRVNNNPISDMPN, from the coding sequence ATGCAGACTAGAAAGCACAGCTTATTGGAAAGTGTTGTTAATGTGTTTATCGGCTACTGGGTTGCGCTATTGAGCCAACTGCTGATTTTCCCTTACTTTGATGTGAATTTACCCATCACTGACAACCTGTTAATAGGCGCTTTCTTTACTATTGTGTCGATCATTCGTAGTTATTTGATTCGACGTTTGTTTAATAACAGGGTTAATAACAACCCTATTTCTGACATGCCGAACTGA
- a CDS encoding thiopurine S-methyltransferase, whose translation MNDPEFWHNKWAANQIGFHLEDVNPLLTQFWQALEPSRTQNVFVPMCGKSEDLIWLASKHDSVQGVELSKIAVRALFAEHLYTPLVTTMNGQYERYQFDELDIYAGDYFNAPIDDVELIYDRAALIAMPESMRQAYVEKLKSVLKPGGKILLVGLDYAQEEMAGPPFSVPHAEIKTLFDDFTITHLYRDDADENHPRIKKGLSRFAEEVWLLEAK comes from the coding sequence ATGAACGATCCTGAATTTTGGCATAATAAATGGGCCGCGAATCAAATTGGCTTCCATTTAGAAGATGTAAACCCTCTTTTAACTCAGTTTTGGCAAGCGTTAGAGCCATCACGCACACAAAACGTTTTTGTTCCTATGTGTGGTAAAAGCGAAGATTTGATCTGGTTGGCGTCTAAGCACGATAGTGTGCAAGGCGTAGAGTTGAGCAAAATCGCTGTGCGGGCTCTGTTTGCTGAGCATTTGTACACGCCATTAGTGACAACGATGAACGGCCAATATGAACGCTATCAGTTTGATGAACTTGATATCTATGCTGGGGACTATTTCAATGCGCCAATTGATGATGTAGAGCTGATTTATGACCGAGCGGCTTTGATCGCTATGCCTGAATCTATGCGTCAAGCTTATGTTGAAAAACTGAAAAGCGTGTTGAAACCAGGAGGAAAGATATTACTGGTAGGCTTGGATTACGCACAAGAAGAGATGGCAGGGCCTCCATTCAGTGTTCCGCATGCAGAGATCAAGACACTGTTTGACGATTTTACTATTACACACCTTTATAGAGATGATGCTGACGAGAATCACCCACGAATTAAAAAAGGGCTGAGTCGATTTGCAGAAGAGGTTTGGCTGTTAGAAGCAAAATAG
- a CDS encoding tyrosine-type recombinase/integrase: protein MSLTDKQLKAISKSNEYDGVAELNDGEGLIAKISPKANITFQYRCRYNGKNKRIRIGKYPIISLKNARQIHKRMLELKEEGRNPEIALTGETDFITLKDCLDFWFENKVSNQKEGTRTLYESVAKNYFYHAFLDRDVEKVTAREWMHWFDEIAKKNPKTANSAFSKMRGCLNFCKSKFIIDGTHFEKIKQQDVGEQSTAGDRVLSLPELAKVWIAIERSKAGTSTKNLHLMTILWGNRISELRQARRCHFDMINDVWTVPPELSKMGNTIRRPIPKHIKPMLERLMNIYDDYLFPGASLHKPITISGANRYIRRLRDSMDLPHWRTHDFRRSISTLCSEQGTMPHVTEKMLGHELVGVMAIYNKHDWLAEQKEGYEIFADALFGQVKIELTSIN, encoded by the coding sequence ATGAGCTTAACTGATAAACAATTGAAGGCTATCTCTAAGTCAAATGAGTATGACGGAGTCGCAGAATTGAATGATGGAGAAGGCTTAATAGCTAAAATATCTCCAAAGGCAAATATCACATTTCAGTATAGATGCAGATACAACGGTAAAAACAAACGCATACGTATAGGCAAGTATCCGATAATAAGCCTTAAGAATGCAAGGCAAATCCACAAAAGGATGCTTGAACTTAAAGAAGAAGGGCGAAACCCTGAAATAGCCTTAACGGGTGAAACCGACTTCATCACCCTAAAAGACTGCTTAGATTTCTGGTTTGAAAATAAAGTCTCAAATCAAAAAGAGGGAACACGCACTCTTTATGAGTCGGTTGCGAAAAACTATTTCTATCATGCATTTCTAGATAGAGATGTAGAGAAAGTCACTGCACGAGAATGGATGCACTGGTTTGATGAAATCGCCAAGAAGAATCCTAAAACGGCCAACTCTGCTTTCTCAAAGATGCGAGGTTGTCTCAATTTTTGCAAATCAAAATTCATTATCGATGGTACTCATTTTGAAAAGATAAAACAGCAAGATGTTGGAGAACAATCAACAGCTGGTGATCGAGTTTTGTCATTGCCGGAATTGGCAAAAGTGTGGATAGCTATTGAGCGTAGTAAAGCAGGTACTTCAACGAAGAATTTACACCTAATGACCATTCTTTGGGGTAACCGGATATCAGAATTGCGCCAAGCAAGGCGTTGCCATTTCGACATGATTAATGATGTTTGGACCGTACCACCAGAACTGAGCAAAATGGGTAATACCATTCGCAGGCCAATTCCTAAACATATTAAACCAATGTTAGAGCGATTAATGAATATTTATGATGACTACCTTTTCCCAGGGGCATCATTACATAAGCCAATCACTATTTCAGGGGCAAATCGTTATATAAGAAGGCTTCGTGATTCGATGGACTTACCTCACTGGCGAACTCATGACTTCAGGCGCAGTATATCTACTTTATGTTCAGAGCAGGGCACCATGCCACACGTTACAGAAAAGATGCTCGGTCATGAGCTAGTTGGAGTTATGGCCATATATAACAAACATGATTGGTTGGCTGAGCAAAAAGAAGGGTATGAGATATTTGCGGATGCTCTTTTTGGGCAAGTTAAAATAGAACTGACATCGATAAATTAG
- a CDS encoding helix-turn-helix domain-containing protein: MSAIERSTEILGGQTSLAKLLGVSQSHVWNWINRKRQAPAKYIRAISEATGGKVSVKELLTDHEDSN; encoded by the coding sequence ATGTCAGCCATTGAACGATCTACTGAAATTCTAGGAGGTCAAACATCATTAGCAAAGCTTTTAGGTGTCAGCCAGTCTCATGTTTGGAATTGGATTAATCGAAAACGCCAAGCTCCAGCAAAATACATCCGTGCAATATCAGAAGCGACAGGGGGCAAAGTGTCAGTAAAAGAACTACTTACTGACCATGAAGATAGTAACTGA
- a CDS encoding LrgB family protein → MWLLVTIAVFLFARWLSIKSSNPIMNPLLISIAIIIPLLTFLKVPFETYYADNEWISFLLQPAVVALAYPLYEQLPQIRANWRIIMLACGVGSVLSMLSATLIAVYFSADITLIASLLGKSVTTPIAMEVSSHLGGEPAIAAILVLIVGLFGAIAAYPIYSLLNITHPIAKGLTMGTVSHALGTATCAETDPKDAAFSSLALVLCGVITSILAPSFFDLAVWLSN, encoded by the coding sequence ATGTGGTTACTCGTTACGATTGCCGTTTTCCTATTCGCTCGATGGCTTAGTATAAAATCAAGCAACCCTATTATGAATCCATTGCTGATCAGCATTGCGATCATTATACCGCTGCTGACTTTCTTGAAAGTCCCATTTGAAACGTACTATGCCGATAATGAATGGATCAGCTTTTTGCTTCAGCCTGCTGTTGTTGCCCTCGCTTATCCTTTGTATGAACAACTTCCACAGATACGTGCGAATTGGCGCATCATCATGCTTGCTTGTGGCGTTGGCAGCGTGCTGTCTATGCTGAGTGCCACGCTGATTGCTGTTTATTTTTCCGCAGACATCACGCTAATAGCAAGTTTGTTAGGCAAGTCGGTCACCACCCCAATTGCGATGGAAGTCTCAAGTCACTTAGGAGGAGAACCTGCAATAGCCGCGATTTTGGTGCTCATTGTTGGCTTGTTTGGAGCGATTGCTGCCTACCCTATTTATAGCTTACTGAATATCACACATCCGATTGCAAAAGGTTTAACCATGGGAACCGTTTCTCATGCATTAGGCACTGCGACATGTGCAGAAACCGATCCCAAAGATGCTGCGTTTAGCTCTTTGGCCTTAGTTTTGTGCGGTGTGATTACTTCTATTCTTGCACCCTCTTTCTTTGATTTGGCCGTTTGGCTTTCAAATTAA
- the sbcB gene encoding exodeoxyribonuclease I → MNTDEQATYFFFDYETWGVSPAKDRPSQFAGVRTDQDFNIIGEPLVIYCQLPSDYLPGPEAALITRITPQKAMKEGLPEPEFIAKIHAELSKPNTTSLGYNSIRFDDEVTRYTCYRNFIDPYAWSWQNGNSRWDLLDVMRACHALRPEGIIWPENDEGYPSFKLEHLSKANGIEHENAHDAMADVIATIELAKKLKAAQPKMFDYLYNMRHKRKLNELVDIVNMTPLMHVSGMLGRDCSYTSWIVPVAWHPTNNNAVIVVDLAKDPTPLFDLGIDQLHKRMFTKRDDLAADELPVPVKLVHLNKCPILAPAKTLTAENAANIGIDREQCLKHLALLRQNPEIREKLIGLHSIERQFESSDDVDTKLYEGFFSPADKASMDIIRQADPQHLGTLDITFRDPRIEPLLFRYRARNYPWTLSESEQQRWANHSREYFESRIESYMLNLENLVHEHESDEKKIALLKSVYQYVEKLVS, encoded by the coding sequence ATGAATACTGATGAACAGGCTACATACTTCTTCTTCGATTATGAGACTTGGGGCGTGAGTCCTGCCAAGGATCGTCCAAGCCAGTTTGCTGGTGTACGTACCGACCAAGATTTCAATATTATTGGTGAACCTCTTGTTATTTACTGCCAACTACCATCAGATTATCTGCCGGGGCCAGAAGCGGCTTTAATTACTCGAATCACGCCACAGAAAGCGATGAAAGAAGGCCTCCCTGAACCTGAATTTATCGCTAAAATTCATGCTGAACTGTCAAAGCCAAATACCACCAGCTTGGGTTACAACAGCATTCGATTCGATGATGAAGTGACACGCTATACTTGTTACCGTAACTTTATCGATCCGTATGCATGGAGCTGGCAGAACGGCAACTCTCGCTGGGATCTGCTCGATGTAATGCGCGCCTGTCATGCTTTGCGTCCAGAAGGTATTATTTGGCCTGAGAACGATGAAGGCTACCCAAGCTTTAAACTTGAGCACCTTTCAAAAGCGAATGGCATCGAACATGAAAATGCCCATGATGCGATGGCAGATGTGATCGCAACGATTGAGCTGGCGAAAAAGCTCAAAGCAGCACAACCTAAGATGTTCGATTATCTCTACAACATGCGCCACAAACGCAAACTGAACGAGCTGGTGGACATCGTGAACATGACTCCTCTGATGCATGTTTCAGGTATGCTTGGTCGAGATTGTTCCTACACAAGTTGGATTGTGCCTGTTGCTTGGCATCCAACTAATAACAATGCCGTCATTGTTGTTGATTTAGCAAAAGATCCAACCCCACTTTTTGATCTAGGTATTGATCAACTGCATAAACGTATGTTTACCAAGCGTGACGATCTCGCAGCGGATGAACTTCCTGTTCCAGTTAAATTAGTCCATTTGAATAAATGCCCAATTCTGGCACCGGCTAAAACATTAACCGCAGAAAATGCAGCTAACATTGGCATTGACCGCGAACAGTGCTTAAAACATTTGGCGTTGTTGAGACAGAATCCTGAGATCCGTGAAAAGCTGATTGGTCTGCACAGCATTGAGCGTCAATTTGAATCGTCTGATGATGTAGATACTAAATTATACGAAGGCTTTTTCTCTCCAGCGGACAAAGCTTCGATGGATATTATTCGTCAAGCTGATCCACAACATCTTGGAACTCTTGATATTACATTCCGAGATCCGCGAATTGAGCCGCTGTTATTCCGCTACCGTGCGCGTAACTACCCTTGGACACTCAGTGAATCAGAACAACAACGCTGGGCAAACCATAGTCGCGAGTACTTCGAAAGTCGTATTGAAAGTTATATGCTTAATCTGGAAAACTTAGTTCACGAACATGAAAGTGACGAAAAGAAGATCGCTCTTTTAAAATCGGTATACCAGTACGTGGAGAAACTCGTCTCTTAA
- a CDS encoding helix-turn-helix transcriptional regulator yields MSYSQSETLSLSFNYTPPAFVKASNSKPETAIYDASRYSESSNKIMCHQEVLDFFDKKRTTIISWRKNRGFPEPISKSPLRWIRAAVMEWIEYEGGFKSNS; encoded by the coding sequence ATGAGTTACTCACAGTCCGAGACTTTAAGTTTAAGCTTCAATTACACGCCACCTGCATTTGTGAAGGCTAGTAATTCCAAACCTGAAACAGCCATTTACGATGCATCTAGATACTCTGAATCATCAAACAAGATCATGTGTCATCAAGAAGTGTTAGATTTTTTCGATAAAAAGCGTACCACCATAATCAGCTGGCGTAAGAACCGAGGTTTTCCAGAGCCAATAAGTAAATCACCACTGCGTTGGATCAGAGCTGCCGTGATGGAGTGGATAGAGTATGAAGGAGGGTTTAAGTCTAACAGCTAA
- a CDS encoding CidA/LrgA family protein, which produces MAKTLLGYIVSFALILGSLSAGLGIQHLLSLSIPGSVIGMLILFGLMASGLVPVHWVQPSASLLIRFMILLFVPISVGLMEHFDMLLNNALPIMASAVGGTLIVLVSLGWGLDRFLKKGNK; this is translated from the coding sequence ATGGCGAAAACGCTTCTTGGCTACATTGTCTCTTTTGCATTGATATTAGGATCCCTTTCCGCTGGGCTTGGGATCCAGCATTTACTGTCGCTCTCAATTCCTGGCAGTGTCATTGGCATGCTTATTCTTTTCGGGTTAATGGCCTCTGGCTTAGTTCCGGTACATTGGGTTCAACCTTCTGCAAGCCTACTCATCCGTTTTATGATACTGCTGTTTGTGCCCATCAGTGTCGGGCTCATGGAACATTTCGATATGCTGCTGAATAACGCTCTGCCGATTATGGCCAGTGCAGTTGGCGGTACTCTTATTGTTTTAGTGAGCTTAGGTTGGGGTTTAGACCGATTTTTGAAGAAGGGGAACAAGTAA
- a CDS encoding LexA family protein: MSFANRVKQRRKELGLSQAELAERVGVAQQSIHKIEDGRTLKPRNILQLANALQCSALWLQGFESQIDNGQSPEQNNASSTNAVMVNASDIRSLPILSQVQAGNWSNVILETDQEFERQITSVKVSEEAFAMRVTGNSMTNPFGSPSIPAGSIVVVEPCSCPDNGKIVVATLNDAPEATIKKLEIDGPQKFLVPLNPKYDPIQINGNCRIVGYVRQVVMEL, encoded by the coding sequence ATGAGTTTTGCTAATAGAGTAAAGCAACGTAGAAAAGAACTAGGTCTTTCTCAAGCTGAATTAGCCGAAAGAGTTGGCGTTGCTCAGCAGTCTATTCATAAAATTGAAGATGGCAGAACTTTAAAACCTCGCAACATTTTGCAGCTTGCGAATGCTCTTCAGTGCAGCGCACTTTGGCTTCAAGGCTTTGAATCACAAATCGATAACGGTCAAAGCCCTGAACAAAATAATGCATCATCCACGAATGCTGTAATGGTTAATGCTAGTGATATCCGCTCTTTACCCATATTAAGTCAAGTACAAGCTGGTAACTGGTCTAATGTGATTCTTGAAACAGATCAAGAGTTTGAGAGGCAAATTACATCAGTCAAAGTATCAGAAGAAGCTTTTGCTATGCGTGTAACTGGTAATTCGATGACGAACCCTTTTGGCTCTCCATCAATACCTGCAGGATCTATTGTCGTTGTTGAACCTTGTAGCTGTCCAGATAACGGTAAGATTGTTGTCGCTACACTCAATGACGCCCCAGAAGCTACAATCAAAAAACTGGAGATCGATGGCCCACAGAAATTTCTAGTTCCTCTAAATCCTAAATATGATCCGATTCAAATCAATGGTAACTGTCGTATTGTCGGTTATGTAAGACAGGTTGTAATGGAACTTTAG
- the cdd gene encoding cytidine deaminase — protein MKSRIIQALEAAPTNITEFLSPILLADNFDATISKEQFDELLSITQMKDNELRIALLPFAAAYSYAPISKFYVGAVVRGLSGRLYFGANMEVAGAQLGQTVHAEQSAISHAWMKGEEGLSDITINFSPCGHCRQFMNELTTAKELMIQLPEREEMSLQQYLPDSFGPADLGITSGLMTKTDHQATTSDSDPLIVSALGALNRSHAPYTKNLSGVAIKVSNGNTYLGAYAENAAFNPSLPPLQVAIVQLLMAGNDIQDIESAALVEMSEGAISHLADTQSTLEAINPDIPVSYAAL, from the coding sequence ATGAAGAGTCGCATTATTCAGGCATTAGAAGCCGCACCAACTAACATTACAGAGTTCTTATCTCCTATTCTTCTTGCTGACAATTTTGATGCGACAATATCAAAAGAGCAGTTTGATGAGCTTCTTTCTATTACTCAAATGAAAGATAACGAACTGCGCATTGCACTACTGCCATTTGCTGCGGCTTACTCTTACGCACCAATCTCCAAATTTTATGTTGGAGCGGTAGTTCGAGGTCTTTCTGGCCGTTTGTATTTCGGTGCAAACATGGAAGTGGCTGGCGCACAACTTGGTCAAACTGTTCACGCAGAACAGTCGGCTATCAGCCACGCTTGGATGAAAGGTGAAGAGGGACTGAGCGACATTACCATCAACTTTAGCCCATGTGGCCACTGTCGCCAGTTTATGAATGAATTGACAACAGCAAAAGAGTTGATGATCCAACTTCCAGAACGCGAAGAGATGTCACTTCAACAGTACCTTCCAGATTCATTCGGCCCTGCTGATCTTGGTATTACTTCTGGCTTGATGACAAAAACTGATCACCAAGCAACCACCTCTGACAGTGATCCACTTATTGTCAGTGCTCTGGGTGCTTTAAACCGTAGCCATGCGCCTTACACTAAAAACCTTAGTGGTGTCGCGATTAAAGTGAGCAACGGAAATACTTACCTAGGCGCTTACGCTGAAAATGCAGCATTCAACCCTAGCCTACCACCACTTCAAGTTGCGATTGTACAACTACTGATGGCTGGTAATGATATTCAGGATATTGAATCTGCTGCTCTAGTTGAAATGTCAGAAGGGGCAATCAGCCACCTTGCAGACACTCAGTCTACACTTGAAGCGATTAACCCTGATATCCCTGTTAGTTATGCTGCGCTGTAA